The window ACTGCGCCCACGACACCCGGTGACGAGAACTACTTCTCCTTGGGGATGCGCTTGCTCTCCCTGGATCGTTGGAGATCATTCGAATGGTAGATGCACTCGCTGAGCAAGGCGTCGCCGATGCTGACGTCCTTCGCCATCTCCTTGCACGTGGGGGCTCCGCACAGGCCGCAGTCCAGGCCCGGGAGTTTCGTCAAGAGCGCTTCCGCCTCGCGGACCGCTCTCACCCGTTCACTCAGGTTGCCCGAATGACCCCGTGCCGGTCGCGGCAGGATCGGCCGTCCGAGGCCGAAATCCTCCGTCGAATACCGTCTCTCGACCTCCGCCAGCGTCTCGCGGTCCATGTCCGGAAGCCTGTCGAGGAGCGACTGCATTTTGCTGAGGGTGACGTAGACGTTGGCGACCGTCAGGTTGCCGCCGGCGCAACCGCTCCAGCAACTGTGCGCCTCGACGAACTCCACGTTGCGCAGCCTGCCCTTCTCGATGTCATCGAACACCTGGGTGATGTTCGAGATGCCAGTGACATGCAGATAGCGGTGGTGGGCCAGTACCTGGCTGAGCCCGTCGCCCAGGCATGATCGCAGGAGAGCGGCGCTCCTGATAGGAACCGCCTTGGGCGGCTTCTCCGGCTCGGCCTTCATGGTGTTCGCGCTCGCGACGATCGCGTTGTAGACCTCGGAGATGCCCAGGGTCCCGTCCAGGTTGCTCTCCACCCTCTCGGCAGGCTCGAGAATCGAGATGGTCTTCGCCTGGCACGGGGTAATGTGGATGGCCGCGATCTGGTCCCTGGGAATGCCGAGTTCCCCCGAGTATCGTCGTTTGGCTTCGCGGCCAGCGATCTCCCGTGGGGGCTGAATGCAAATGAGCTGATCCACCATCCTCGGATAGGCGACCTGCACGAGACGCACGACGACAGGGCAGGCGACGGAGATCAGGGGCAGGGGCCCCTTCCAGTTCTCGAGGTATTCCTTGATCGCCCTGTCGACGAGGCTGATCTCGACGGCGAAGTCCCAGACCGCGTCAAAGCCCAACATGAGGAGGCCTTGAGAGATGTGGGCGGGGGAGATGCCTGCGGGAAACTGGCCGAACAGGACCGGGGAGGGAATCGCGACCCTGAACTTGAATCCGCAGAGATCCTTCACGGAGGAGGTCGTGGGCGCGATCGCGCCCCATTGGCACGAGGAGAGGCAGACGCCGCAGTCGATGCACCGCTCCGGCGTGTACCGCGCCCTCCCCTGCCTGACCCGGATCGCGTGGGTCGGACAGACCCGCATGCAGGCAAGGCAGCCTTGGCACTTCTCCTCGTCGATCCGGAATCCGTGGGCGAGAGCGCTCATTTCGCGTTCAGGTGGATCACAGACAAGAGTCTGGTTCCTTTCCCGACCTCCGACCCGAGTTCAAACCTGTCCGAGGTCTTCTTGATGTTCGGCAGGCCCATGCCGTAGCCGAATCCCATCTCGCGCATTTCATCGCTGGCGGTCGAATACCCCTCTTGCAAGGCCAGCTCAATGTCCGGAATGCCGGGACCGTCGTCCACGACCTCGATTGAAAGATCCTCCTCGGTCAGCGTGAAGATGACCGTGGCCCGGGCTGCGTACATCACGACATTCATCTCCGCCTCGAACGTCACCACCCCCGCGCGCAGGATGATGTCGGGATCCATCCCGATGTCCGACAGGATCGCCTTCACCTCTGCAGAGGTTTCGCCGGCCTTATCGAAGTCCAGGCCATGGACCTCGAAGGTCTTCCTGAGGAGAACGTCGGACTCCATGGCTATGTGACACCCCTGAGACCCTGGTTCCGCAGAATCCCGCAGCAATCGAACATCCCAAGTCGCGTGGCCAGGATGGCGATGCTCCTCTGGCGCGCATGGTCGATCGTCTTCTCGTTGGGGCGGACGCCCCTCACAAAGAGGATGGCGGCCAGATCGGCTACGTGCGCGGTTCGGACCGCCTGGATGTTCGCGAGGCCGGTGACGAGAAAGGCGCGCCGGCAAAGGGCGGTCAAGACGACGCTCATGCCGTCGGCAGCGACAACTGTGCTGATCTCGGTCCCCAGGAGTTCGGGGCAGGCCAGGACCTCGCATTCCAGGAGGTCCCGGATGGCCGCAAGGCTCATGGACGTTTCTGGTTCAGCGCTCATCGGCGGCTTCCCATCCTTGCCCTCGGCGGCCGAGCAGGCAGATTCCAGATGCCCGTCTCAACCCGAAAGCGTCTGGTGTATGGACTGCGCGGCCTTTCTTCCCGCCCCCATGGCGCTGATGACGGTCGCCGCGCCTGTGACGACGTCGCCTCCGGCCCAGACCCTCTCGCGGGAAGTACGGCCAGTCTCCTCGTCGGCGACGATGTTCCCCTTCTTGCCCACCGTCAATCCGGGGGTGGACATCGGGATCAGCGGATTCGGGCTGTTTCCGATGGCGCAGACCACCGCATCCGCGCTCATGCGAAACTCGGATCCCTTGATGGGCACGGGCCGCCGGCGCCCCGATTCGTCAGGCTCACCCAGCTCCATCTTCAAGCACTCGATCTCCGTGAGCCATCCCTGGTCGTTGCCCAGCAACCGAACCGGGAGGGTCAGGTAATCGAATGTCACCCCCTCCTCCTCGGCGTTCTCGAGTTCTTCCAGCCTTGCCGGCATCTCGCTTCTGCTGCGGCGATAGACGATGTGGACTTCGTCGGCGCCCAAACGCAGAGCCGTGCGGGCCGAGTCCATCGCGACGTTCCCTCCTCCAAAGACGGCAACGCGCGCGGCCCTCTTGAGGGGCGTGTCCCATGCGGGGAAGCGGAAACCCTTCATCAGGTTGCAGCGGGTGAGGTATTCGTTCGCCGAGTAGACGCCGTTCAAGTTTTCTCCTGGGACTTCCATGAACCACGGCAGTCCCGCCCCCGCCGCGATGAACATCGCATCGTATTCCTCGAGGATCCTATCCACGGTGCGGGTCTTTCCAACGATATGGTCCAGATGCAGCGTGACGCCGAGGCTCGTCACGTACTCGACCTCACGGCGCACGATCGCCTTTGGCAGCCGGAACTCGGGTA of the Candidatus Eisenbacteria bacterium genome contains:
- a CDS encoding 4Fe-4S dicluster domain-containing protein, with product MSALAHGFRIDEEKCQGCLACMRVCPTHAIRVRQGRARYTPERCIDCGVCLSSCQWGAIAPTTSSVKDLCGFKFRVAIPSPVLFGQFPAGISPAHISQGLLMLGFDAVWDFAVEISLVDRAIKEYLENWKGPLPLISVACPVVVRLVQVAYPRMVDQLICIQPPREIAGREAKRRYSGELGIPRDQIAAIHITPCQAKTISILEPAERVESNLDGTLGISEVYNAIVASANTMKAEPEKPPKAVPIRSAALLRSCLGDGLSQVLAHHRYLHVTGISNITQVFDDIEKGRLRNVEFVEAHSCWSGCAGGNLTVANVYVTLSKMQSLLDRLPDMDRETLAEVERRYSTEDFGLGRPILPRPARGHSGNLSERVRAVREAEALLTKLPGLDCGLCGAPTCKEMAKDVSIGDALLSECIYHSNDLQRSRESKRIPKEK
- the gltA gene encoding NADPH-dependent glutamate synthase, with amino-acid sequence MAKRIESRKTPMPKQEPFERVRNFDEVALGYTPEQAKEEASRCLGCKKPHCVNGCPVNIDIPGFVQCVVSDDFSAGIKKLKERNALPAVCGRVCPQEEQCEKFCVLGKKHEPVAIGRLERFLADWEAASGAIEKPAMASPNGKKIAVVGSGPAGITVASDMALLGYSVTIFEALHEAGGVLTYGIPEFRLPKAIVRREVEYVTSLGVTLHLDHIVGKTRTVDRILEEYDAMFIAAGAGLPWFMEVPGENLNGVYSANEYLTRCNLMKGFRFPAWDTPLKRAARVAVFGGGNVAMDSARTALRLGADEVHIVYRRSRSEMPARLEELENAEEEGVTFDYLTLPVRLLGNDQGWLTEIECLKMELGEPDESGRRRPVPIKGSEFRMSADAVVCAIGNSPNPLIPMSTPGLTVGKKGNIVADEETGRTSRERVWAGGDVVTGAATVISAMGAGRKAAQSIHQTLSG
- a CDS encoding anti-sigma regulatory factor, coding for MESDVLLRKTFEVHGLDFDKAGETSAEVKAILSDIGMDPDIILRAGVVTFEAEMNVVMYAARATVIFTLTEEDLSIEVVDDGPGIPDIELALQEGYSTASDEMREMGFGYGMGLPNIKKTSDRFELGSEVGKGTRLLSVIHLNAK